From a single Granulicella aggregans genomic region:
- a CDS encoding EAL and HDOD domain-containing protein, translating to MNLSLFTPSWRRKTEIDTTVAIDERVNVVKNRPATEAKKSEERRFIARQPILDRELAVCGYELLFRSGWENRFADDSDDATRKMIADGALYGFHDLTHGTATFVNCTRESLVNGLVTLLPRSTVLEILETIVADKEVIAACTRYKAMGYKLALDDFRINEGTRPLVHLADYVKVDFRLSDAKERRKIIELFRGRETVMIAEKVETAQEFETAKAEGFKLFQGYFFCMPTVFSKKRAPTNGINYLYLISALSQDHFDVAQLALLLKSEPALSYQLLRLVNSASFGAPQQIRSLQDALVLVGEVRFRKLMMNAIATETCRDRPRELLVDVLHRARFLELMAPFTRENPTEQYLFGLLSMMDVMLGMPVDELIHALPLRDEVKVAVAGAANSVSLGLNLYKHYRSADWAYCATQAKMLHISENDLSDLYRKSLILAEKSVNSVREKEALAS from the coding sequence ATGAACTTGAGCCTCTTCACCCCAAGCTGGCGCAGAAAGACCGAGATCGACACGACCGTCGCGATCGACGAACGAGTCAATGTTGTCAAGAACCGGCCGGCGACTGAGGCTAAGAAGAGCGAAGAGCGGCGTTTCATCGCCCGGCAGCCGATCCTCGATCGCGAGCTCGCCGTATGCGGCTATGAGCTTCTCTTCCGCTCCGGCTGGGAGAACCGCTTTGCCGACGACAGCGACGACGCCACCCGCAAGATGATCGCCGATGGCGCGCTCTACGGCTTCCACGATCTGACCCACGGCACGGCCACCTTCGTGAACTGCACGCGGGAGTCCCTGGTGAACGGCCTGGTCACCCTGCTTCCGCGCTCGACCGTCCTTGAGATTCTCGAGACGATTGTGGCGGACAAGGAAGTCATCGCCGCCTGCACCCGTTACAAGGCGATGGGATATAAGCTGGCGCTCGACGACTTCCGCATCAACGAGGGCACCCGTCCGCTGGTCCACCTGGCCGACTATGTCAAGGTTGACTTCCGGCTTTCGGACGCGAAAGAGCGGCGGAAGATCATTGAGCTCTTCCGGGGCAGAGAGACGGTGATGATCGCCGAAAAGGTAGAGACCGCCCAGGAGTTTGAGACCGCTAAAGCCGAGGGGTTCAAGCTGTTCCAGGGATACTTCTTCTGCATGCCGACGGTCTTCTCGAAGAAGCGTGCGCCAACCAACGGAATCAACTATCTCTACCTGATCTCCGCTCTCAGCCAGGACCACTTCGATGTCGCTCAGCTGGCTCTGCTGCTCAAGTCCGAGCCCGCGCTCAGTTATCAGTTGCTGCGACTGGTGAACTCGGCGTCGTTCGGCGCGCCGCAGCAGATACGCTCCCTGCAGGATGCCCTGGTGCTTGTGGGCGAGGTGAGATTTCGCAAGCTGATGATGAACGCGATCGCCACGGAGACCTGCCGCGACCGCCCCCGGGAGCTTCTCGTCGATGTGCTGCACCGGGCCCGTTTCCTGGAACTGATGGCCCCGTTCACGCGCGAGAATCCGACCGAGCAGTATCTCTTCGGCCTGCTCTCGATGATGGACGTCATGCTGGGCATGCCGGTCGATGAACTGATCCATGCCCTTCCGCTTCGCGACGAAGTCAAGGTCGCGGTTGCCGGAGCGGCAAACTCCGTGAGCCTCGGATTGAACCTGTACAAGCATTACCGAAGTGCGGATTGGGCCTACTGTGCGACCCAGGCGAAGATGCTTCATATTTCGGAGAACGACCTGAGC
- the rplU gene encoding 50S ribosomal protein L21, whose translation MYAVIRTGGKQYRVAPGDTLKIERTAHENGVVEFSDVLAFSGEEGKFESELGGAKVTAQVLGEGRGEKILVFKLKRKKQYKKMQGHRQNFVEVKINEILVNGQTYKA comes from the coding sequence ATGTACGCAGTCATTCGCACCGGTGGTAAGCAGTACCGCGTCGCTCCCGGCGACACGTTGAAGATTGAGCGCACCGCTCACGAGAACGGCGTCGTCGAGTTCTCTGATGTCCTCGCCTTCTCAGGCGAAGAGGGCAAGTTCGAGTCGGAGCTTGGCGGAGCGAAGGTCACCGCGCAGGTGCTCGGCGAAGGCCGCGGCGAGAAGATCCTGGTCTTCAAGCTGAAGCGCAAGAAGCAGTACAAGAAGATGCAGGGTCACCGCCAGAACTTCGTTGAAGTGAAGATCAACGAGATCCTCGTCAACGGACAGACCTA